Proteins encoded together in one Triticum dicoccoides isolate Atlit2015 ecotype Zavitan chromosome 7B, WEW_v2.0, whole genome shotgun sequence window:
- the LOC119336640 gene encoding histone H2B.3, giving the protein MAPKAEKKPVAEKAEKTTAAKKTKAEKRPPASKEGGEKKGKKKSKKSVETYKIYIFKVLKQVHPDIGISSKAMSIMNSFINDIFEKLAGESAKLARYNKKPTITSREIQTSVRLVLPGELAKHAVSEGTKAVTKFTSA; this is encoded by the coding sequence ATGGCCCCCAAGGCGGAGAAGAAGCCGGTGGCGGAGAAGGCCGAGAAGACCACGgcggcgaagaagaccaaggccgaGAAGCGGCCGCCGGCGTCCAAGGAGGGCggcgagaagaagggcaagaagaagtccaagaagagcgtggagacgtacaagatctacatcttcaaggtgctgaagcaggtgcacCCGGACATCGGCATCTCCTCGAAGGCCATGTCcatcatgaactccttcatcaacgACATCTTCGAGAAGCTCGCCGGCGAGTCCGCCAAGCTCGCGAGGTACAACAAGAAGCCCACCATCACGTCCCGGGAGATCCAGACCTCCGTCCGCCTCGTCCTCCCCGGCGAGCTCGCCAAGCACGCCGTCTCTGAGGGCACCAAGGCTGTCACCAAGTTCACCTCCGCTTAG